A window of the Emys orbicularis isolate rEmyOrb1 chromosome 1, rEmyOrb1.hap1, whole genome shotgun sequence genome harbors these coding sequences:
- the A4GALT gene encoding lactosylceramide 4-alpha-galactosyltransferase, with product MYKTPICVLQLSRVVMNHKLWAVFIITFKFMSFVSIMFYWKITEDAKGKSLLYGLPLEVQCPRSVPSPPPAVSGRPPPPPGDIFFVETSEKTNPSFLFMCSVESAARAHPETKVVILMKGLANRNFTLPKHWGFSLLSCFPNVEIRPLDLNDLFSGTPLADWYLVAQHRWEPYFLPILSDACRIAIMWKFGGIYLDTDFIVLKNLKNLTNALGTQSKYVLNGAFLSFEAKHKFIELCMQDYVDNYNGWIWGHQGPQLLTRVFKKWCSIRSLRSSKSCKGVSTLPREAFYPIRWQDWKKYFEVVSSSELHRLFKNTYAVHIWNKKSQGTRFEIASKALLAQLHSHYCPSTYGIMKKYF from the coding sequence ATGTACAAAACGCCCATCTGCGTGCTACAGCTAAGCAGGGTGGTGATGAACCACAAGCTCTGGGCTGTGTTTATCATCACCTTCAAGTTCATGTCCTTTGTCTCCATAATGTTTTACTGGAAAATCACCGAGGACGCCAAAGGCAAGAGTCTGCTCTATGGCTTGCCTCTGGAAGTCCAATGTCCTCGATCTgtgccttctcctcccccagctgtaTCTGGCAGGCCACCTCCACCGCCTGGGGATATATTTTTTGTGGAGACCTCAGAGAAAACCAACCCAAGTTTTCTCTTTATGTGCTCTGTCGAATCAGCAGCCAGGGCTCACCCTGAGACCAAAGTCGTCATCCTTATGAAGGGCTTGGCAAACAGAAATTTCACTCTTCCAAAACACTGGGGCTTCTCCCTGCTGAGTTGCTTCCCCAATgtggaaatccggccactggacTTGAATGACCTTTTCTCTGGTACCCCTCTAGCTGATTGGTATTTGGTGGCCCAGCACAGATGGGAGCCTTATTTCTTACCCATACTTTCTGATGCCTGTAGAATTGCTATAATGTGGAAATTTGGGGGTATCTACTTAGACACCGACTTCATAGTCCTTAAGAACTTAAAGAACCTCACCAATGCGCTTGGAACCCAGTCCAAATATGTATTGAATGGAGCTTTTCTCTCTTTTGAAGCCAAACACAAGTTCATAGAGCTTTGCATGCAGGACTATGTGGATAATTACAATGGCTGGATCTGGGGGCACCAGGGCCCACAGCTTTTAACACGTGTTTTCAAAAAATGGTGCTCGATCAGGAGTCTCCGGAGCAGTAAAAGCTGTAAAGGAGTCAGTACTCTTCCCAGAGAAGCCTTTTATCCCATCCGCTGGCAGGACTGGAAGAAGTACTTTGAAGTGGTCAGCTCTTCGGAGCTTCACAGACTCTTCAAGAACACCTACGCGGTGCATATTTGGAATAAAAAGAGCCAAGGGACAAGATTTGAGATCGCCTCAAAAGCTTTGCTGGCTCAGCTGCATTCCCATTACTGCCCTTCAACATATGGGATAATGAAGAAGTATTTTTGA